From the genome of Nicotiana sylvestris chromosome 2, ASM39365v2, whole genome shotgun sequence, one region includes:
- the LOC104237846 gene encoding SMR domain-containing protein At5g58720, producing MKHQKKKKKRSKASKQGDVVNGSDNSKVGESSVLKVLTDAFSSVSVEEAECAYKEANGNLNKAMNILSDLLEREEEDKITSCSSSSGNVGSSLDSSNNSDMFVGGQSLQNSSQRKAKTKKLVAAAGTVSTMIGKDYVRSIPKKSCSKFKGLSDETASNDDVEQFLCSMLGEDSALSLAVVRDVLCQCGYEVEKALSVLLELSASSNEQPKFSDYSASNKEEAVSLHSSDGFTDRTSDSTSHSSEGEFQDNVWFWGHPGRNQSKSLAGNFTHSSSSASGNSGPELPHEILESLFNMPTPKSAEHEPTTMNWKNVVKKMTSLGRRFESCPNDSPPPQHSHVEGAEYHLFREASKQHWESMKSHYQKATTAFSNGQKEYAAYLADQGWLHNRKAQEADEKASQDIFAARNKNIENMITIDLHGQHVKPAMRLMKLHLLFGAYVRSVRLFRVITGCGMHGVGKSKLKTSVIALLKKERIEWTEENRGTLLIKLDGRMNFSFLDSDDDDDDS from the exons ATGAAGcaccagaagaagaagaagaagagatcaaAAGCTTCTAAACAAGGCGATGTTGTTAATGGTTCTGATAATAGCAAAGTAGGGGAGAGTAGTGTTTTAAAGGTTTTAACGGATGCGTTTAGCTCTGTATCTGTAGAGGAAGCAGAATGTGCTTATAAAGAGGCAAATGGAAACTTGAATAAAGCGATGAATATTCTGAGTGATTTGCTGGAGCGTGAGGAAGAGGACAAGATCACGAGCTGCTCAAGCTCGAGTGGGAATGTCGGTTCGAGCTTGGATTCGAGTAACAACTCGGACATGTTTGTTGGGGGTCAATCGCTGCAGAATTCGTCTCAGCGCAAGGCTAAGACAAAGAAATTGGTAGCTGCTGCAGGAACAGTCTCAACGATGATAGGGAAGGATTACGTGAGGTCAATTCCGAAGAAGAGTTGTTCAAAATTCAAGGGTTTAAGTGATGAAACGGCGAGCAATGACGATGTTGAGCAGTTTTTGTGTTCCATGCTTGGGGAGGACTCTGCTTTGAGCTTAGCTGTTGTCAGAGATGTTCTAT GTCAATGCGGATACGAAGTTGAGAAG GCTCTGAGTGTTTTGCTTGAATTGTCAGCTTCCTCTAATGAGCAACCTAAGTTTAGCGACTATAGTGCAAGCAACAAAGAAGAGGCAGTGTCTCTTCATTCAAGTGATGGT TTTACTGATAGGACATCTGATTCTACGTCTCATTCATCTGAAGGGGAATTTCAAGATAATGTGTGGTTTTGGGGGCATCCTGGCAG GAATCAGTCAAAAAGTCTTGCAGGAAACTTCACGCATTCTTCATCATCTGCATCAGGAAATTCTGGGCCAGAACTTCCTCATGAGATCTTGGAATCTTTGTTTAATATGCCAACCCCTAAGAGTGCTGAGCACGAACCAACTACTATGAACTGGAAGAATGTTGTGAAGAAAATGACATCTTTGGGACGAAGGTTTGAATCTTGTCCTAATGATAGTCCACCACCGCAGCATAGCCATG TTGAGGGAGCTGAGTATCATCTGTTCCGTGAAGCTTCAAAGCAACACTGGGAGTCAATGAAATCCCATTATCAGAAG GCTACAACAGCTTTTTCAAATGGCCAGAAGGAATATGCTGCCTATCTTGCAGACCAG GGCTGGCTACATAACAGAAAGGCTCAAGAGGCTGATGAGAAAGCTAGCCAGGATATATTTGCAGCCAG AAACAAGAATATAGAAAACATGATAACTATTGATTTGCATGGGCAACATGTTAAACCAGCAATGAGGCTTATGAAACTTCACCTTCTGTTTGGAGCATATGTACGAT CTGTTCGGTTGTTTAGGGTTATCACAGGATGTGGGATGCATGGTGTTGGGAAGTCAAAACTGAAAACTTCG GTAATTGCGCTTTTGAAGAAAGAACGTATTGAATGGACTGAGGAGAATAGAGGAACATTGCTCATCAAGCTCGATGGACGAATGAATTTTAGCTTTCTAgattctgatgatgatgatgatgatagcTGA